Genomic window (Leptospira kirschneri serovar Cynopteri str. 3522 CT):
ACAAATGTCCGATTGGTATTTCGTTCTAATTCCTTCCCCTTACATAAAAGATAAAGTCTATAACTTAGGTTGGTTTCAGAAACAGGATCTAAAATTTACAGACGTAAAATAAATTGGTTCAAACTATAAATTTTATATTAAGATAAATTCGACAGTTGAAAATTTGGGCGAATCCCGCCAATGGTTTGTAAAAGAAAAATTAAACGGAACAGGCGGGACCGGGCTCTTTAGCTCTGGTCAATAAATTGCATACAGGAAACATAATACAACAATCGTCTTTAGATTCAATTTATTGACCCTAAAACGCTTTAATAAAAAGCGTTTTGCTGAGTTCAAACGCGACCCTGCAGAGCGACCCAGAAAACTCAGCGAATGCCTCTCTAAGGATCGGCATTCAGGGAGTGATGCATTGAGTTTCAGGAGAGCGTTTTACTTTAGTTCATTCATCGATCCCTTTCGCGTTACGCCCTGCTCACGTTATTTAAGAAAAACTTAGAAATTCTTTTAAATACTAAAAAATTTGTAGAGATTTTTACCAAAGACTAAAATCTGCAATGCCGATGAACTTTTTCAGCACAATTCGCGGACTCCCATTTTTGATCGATTATTCCGGATTAAAAATTCCAAAACAAACACAGATAACTGAAACTAGTTTGGATTTATCCGGTTCCGTTTCTTTGAGAACTAAGATTTTAGAAAATCCAGGAAACACAAAAAAACCAGTGATTTATCTACAACACGGAATGAGTTTTAAAGGAATCGATGACGTTCGAATTTTAGCTTTGGGAAACAATTTAGCCAATCGAGGATTTAGAGTTTATCTCCCGGAACTTACGGAAGTAAAAAATCTTTTAATCCGTTCGGAAACGATTTCAAACATACGAGCCTCATTTCTTAAAATTCATTCTTTGGAAAAATGTCCGGTCTCGTATCTTTCCGCAAGTTTTTCCGCTGGAATGGGATTTGTAGCCTTGGCAGATTCCGAATGCCAAAAAGTTTTAAATTCAGTGCTTTTGATCGGAAGTTATTCTGATTTCGTAAAAACGTTACCTTTCGTATTAAAAAATTATGAAATCGAAAGTTACGCCGTAAACGTGATGATGTATAACTACATTCATTTGATTCGTTCTGAGCCCGAAGGTTTAAAAAAATATTTTTTAGAATCCGCTTTGGACAATGGACTTTCTAGAGAAGATGACGAGTTGAAAGGGCCAAAAGTTTTTTTAGATTTGAATGAAGAAGATAAGAATTTCTTAAACAGATTTTTGGAAAGTTCCGATTTTAGAAATCAATTGGCGCTTGAAATTAAATCTATTGTTCCGGAAACATTTGCGAAAGAAACTTCTCCTGCATTTTTTACGGATCGTTTTTACAGGCCTTGTTTTTTACTACACGGAGACGATGATTCGGTGATTTCCCCTCAAGAATCCAAAGATCTTAGAAACTTACTTTTGAAGAATGGAAATCAAAAGATTTACTTTTTAGAAACGAGTCTGCTTACACACGGGGATCATAGACCGTTTTATTCGGGTTTAAATGAAATTTTACCTATGGCAAAGTTTTGGGGAGAGTATTTAAATTCGGTAGATCTTCTACTTTAAATGTGGATTTTTAGCCCGTTTTTCGTCTTAGCTTAGTTAGCTCCTATTTTAGATTCTTCTCTTTTTCCAGAATGTTTTCTGTTGGAAAAGTGATAAAATTTTAAGTATAAAATAGAAATGAAGTTTGTTGTTTCTTAGGTGGGTTTCTTTTTTTAGTATAAAATTTCAGTTTTGGGACGGATATATAAGTAAAAAATAAGTTTCATTTCAACGGAACAATATATATTACATTTGAGTTTCCGATTTCTCGAGAAATAAGAATAAGATACTTAGTTTATGACTGAAAGATTGAAATACAATGAATGCGAACGAGAAGCCTATGAATACACCTACGCCAGAATCTCAAATTTCTCCCGTTTCCATTGACTCTGCGATTACAATTGTGGTGTCTCAGGATAAACTTTCCGCAATAATTACCGTCAGACCTTACAATCTCAAAGGGGAAACCTTATCCAAAGAGAAACTTTGGAGTGTTATCGAAGATTGGGGAATCCATAGGGATCGGGTTTTAAACGATGAGATTCGAAAAATTTTAAATTTATTAGAAAGAGCGGCACAGAAGGGGGATTTTACTCCTATTAAAACGGAGATTGCAAAGGGTGTGGCTCCGGTTCCAGGAGAAAACGGTTGGGTTCGTTTTTATCATCCAATGTCTAAACGAGTCAAGTTGTTGGAAGATGGTAGGGCTGATTTTAGAAATATAGATCGTTATATCAATGTGAAAGTAGGCGAAAAACTCGCCACTAAATTTGAGGGGATTCCAGGGGTTCCAGGTTTTGACGTATTTGGAAATATCATTCCGGCGCCTTCGATTAAAAAACCGAAACTTGTAGTTGGAAATCATATCGAAGAGAGAAACGTTCTAGAAGAAGGTAAAAATCTTCAGGAATATTTCGCTACGAGTAACGGAGTTATCTTTGCAACGGAAGTATCTATCACCGTATCTCCTGAATTGCAGATTGCCGGAAATGTAGGACTTTCTACAGGAAACATTCAGTTTGATGGAAACGTAATCGTTCGGGGAGACGTCGAGCCCGGTTCCATTGTAGAATGTACCGGTTCGCTTATAGTTTATGGAAATTTAGAAAGTAATCAAATCAAGGTAGGACAGGATCTAATTGTTCATGGAGGAATTAAGGGTTCGGGTGGTACTGAAATCATTTTGGTTACTGGACAAATTCAGACTAAGTTTATAGAAAACGCTTATTTGGAAACGGAAGGAGATATAATTGTAGAAGGTGCGATTTTAAATTCTACGATCGATACCTTGGGTTCCATCATTTTGAACGGACAGAATGGGAATTTGGTTTCGAGTAAAATTAGAACCAACGAAGGTATTTCAGCCGTTTCTTTAGGTTCCGGCGCGGAATTGGATGTTATTGTGGAATTGGGTTTTCATTTTAAGAACGATCGTTCTTTTCAAGAAATCAGTAGAAAGATCCAAATGGGGGAAAAAGAAATGGAAAAAATTCTCCCTAAGATCCAACAGATCAAACACATGGTTCAACGTTTTAGAGGAAATCTTCCCGAAGATAAAAAAACCGCATTTAAAATTGTATTTGAAGACTATAACAAAAAATTAAAGATTTTGAATATGCTAAAATTCAAACAAGACAGTTTGAAAAGTTCTCGTTTTAATTCGGGTGCGGTAAGGCTTGCGGTTCAAAAAGGGGCGTATCCGGGCGCCGTAATTCATTACAGAAGACAGATAGAAAAGATCACTAAGTTTCAGTCTTCTTTTATGATGGTATTTGAACCAGGTCAGGAAAAAGCGGTTATGGTCGCTCTTCAAACGAAATAGTTTTCTAATTTGGTAAATTTAAGATCAACTACTCGGAACTATAAAATAAAGTGACTAGTATTTTACACTTCAATAATGTAGATTCAGTTTAAGAAAGATTGGACAAATCCAGAGTTGCCACGGATAAAGTTATACTGCGCTTTCAACTCCAGTCAATAAATTGCATAAAAGAAACGTAATATAATATTTCGTCTTGAATTATAATATAGAACGCGATCTGTTGAGCGCCATAACCAACCTCACAAGTATTTGGATCTCAATATT
Coding sequences:
- a CDS encoding alpha/beta hydrolase family protein, with the protein product MPMNFFSTIRGLPFLIDYSGLKIPKQTQITETSLDLSGSVSLRTKILENPGNTKKPVIYLQHGMSFKGIDDVRILALGNNLANRGFRVYLPELTEVKNLLIRSETISNIRASFLKIHSLEKCPVSYLSASFSAGMGFVALADSECQKVLNSVLLIGSYSDFVKTLPFVLKNYEIESYAVNVMMYNYIHLIRSEPEGLKKYFLESALDNGLSREDDELKGPKVFLDLNEEDKNFLNRFLESSDFRNQLALEIKSIVPETFAKETSPAFFTDRFYRPCFLLHGDDDSVISPQESKDLRNLLLKNGNQKIYFLETSLLTHGDHRPFYSGLNEILPMAKFWGEYLNSVDLLL
- a CDS encoding DUF342 domain-containing protein encodes the protein MNANEKPMNTPTPESQISPVSIDSAITIVVSQDKLSAIITVRPYNLKGETLSKEKLWSVIEDWGIHRDRVLNDEIRKILNLLERAAQKGDFTPIKTEIAKGVAPVPGENGWVRFYHPMSKRVKLLEDGRADFRNIDRYINVKVGEKLATKFEGIPGVPGFDVFGNIIPAPSIKKPKLVVGNHIEERNVLEEGKNLQEYFATSNGVIFATEVSITVSPELQIAGNVGLSTGNIQFDGNVIVRGDVEPGSIVECTGSLIVYGNLESNQIKVGQDLIVHGGIKGSGGTEIILVTGQIQTKFIENAYLETEGDIIVEGAILNSTIDTLGSIILNGQNGNLVSSKIRTNEGISAVSLGSGAELDVIVELGFHFKNDRSFQEISRKIQMGEKEMEKILPKIQQIKHMVQRFRGNLPEDKKTAFKIVFEDYNKKLKILNMLKFKQDSLKSSRFNSGAVRLAVQKGAYPGAVIHYRRQIEKITKFQSSFMMVFEPGQEKAVMVALQTK